A genomic window from Myxococcota bacterium includes:
- a CDS encoding LLM class flavin-dependent oxidoreductase, whose amino-acid sequence MKLLWFHLMPYTDLPDDFTKKHASVWVDIDSKLFDPAKAHGMYNDFMDELEFAAEIGFDGVCVNEHHQNAYGLMPSPNLIAASLARRTRDAAIVVMGNSLALYNPPTRVAEEFAMLDCISGGRLVAGFPVGTPMDTCYAYGQNPSQLREKYLEAHDLVIKAWTDPGTFAWNGRYQQLRYVNTWPKPVQKPHPPVWIPGGGSIETWRWCAEMDYVYAYLSYFGYKLGLATMQGFWDEMARLGKDKNPFRAGFLQFVGVAETHKEALELYRESAEYFFNRCLHVDARYANPAGYSSEATIRARVQSQVVAAANKATDAQAFGQPSFEEIVEKGYVIIGSPDEVAEKLREVAVNMNVGQLMLLLQYGNMKKDLAFYNTELFAKRVAPQLRGLFEDQWEDHWWPKPLAREDRSDPRAVVVR is encoded by the coding sequence ATGAAGCTGCTCTGGTTTCATCTCATGCCTTACACCGATCTGCCCGACGACTTCACCAAGAAGCACGCGTCGGTGTGGGTCGACATCGACTCGAAGCTGTTCGACCCGGCCAAGGCGCACGGCATGTACAACGACTTCATGGACGAGCTCGAGTTCGCGGCCGAGATCGGCTTCGACGGCGTGTGCGTGAACGAGCACCACCAGAACGCCTACGGGCTCATGCCCTCGCCCAACCTCATCGCCGCCTCCCTCGCGCGCCGCACGCGCGACGCCGCGATCGTGGTCATGGGCAACTCACTGGCGCTCTACAACCCGCCCACTCGCGTCGCGGAGGAGTTCGCGATGCTCGACTGCATCTCGGGCGGCCGGCTCGTGGCCGGATTCCCGGTCGGCACGCCCATGGACACCTGCTACGCCTACGGCCAGAACCCGAGTCAGCTACGCGAGAAGTATCTCGAGGCGCACGACCTGGTGATCAAGGCCTGGACCGATCCCGGCACGTTCGCCTGGAACGGCCGCTACCAGCAGCTGCGCTACGTGAACACCTGGCCCAAGCCGGTGCAGAAGCCGCACCCTCCGGTCTGGATCCCGGGCGGCGGCTCGATCGAGACCTGGCGCTGGTGCGCCGAGATGGACTACGTGTACGCCTACCTGAGTTACTTCGGGTACAAGCTCGGCCTGGCCACCATGCAGGGCTTCTGGGACGAGATGGCGCGGCTCGGCAAGGACAAGAACCCCTTCCGCGCCGGCTTCCTGCAGTTCGTGGGCGTGGCCGAGACGCACAAGGAGGCGCTCGAGCTGTACCGCGAGTCCGCCGAGTACTTCTTCAACCGCTGCCTGCACGTCGACGCGCGCTACGCGAACCCCGCGGGTTACTCGAGCGAGGCCACGATCCGCGCGCGCGTGCAGTCACAGGTCGTGGCCGCGGCGAACAAGGCCACCGACGCACAAGCCTTCGGACAGCCCTCGTTCGAGGAGATCGTCGAGAAGGGCTACGTGATCATCGGCAGCCCCGACGAGGTCGCGGAGAAGCTGCGCGAAGTGGCGGTCAACATGAACGTCGGCCAGCTCATGCTGCTCTTGCAGTACGGCAACATGAAGAAGGACCTGGCGTTCTACAACACCGAGCTCTTCGCCAAGCGCGTCGCGCCGCAGCTTCGGGGCCTGTTCGAGGACCAGTGGGAAGACCACTGGTGGCCCAAGCCCCTGGCGCGCGAGGACCGCTCCGATCCGCGCGCCGTGGTGGTGCGATGA